From the Chanodichthys erythropterus isolate Z2021 chromosome 9, ASM2448905v1, whole genome shotgun sequence genome, the window AGGGGTCCTCCTCAGCTCTCTTGAGTAACCCGGCGCTGCTGAATGCGACTTAATGTTCTCCTGGCTGCAGCCACTTTCTACAGGGTGTTACGTAAAAATCAACGGGAATTAAAACATGCTCGCGGGGTGCATTCTTTATGAGTTGGTGAAGCCAGCCCAGGACATCAACAGATTGtgaaataatgatttttatgatattttaaaCCTGTAGAGCTTTTAAAATATAGTATTAGACTGTTAAACCATAGAACATATTTAGGTATcacaattaattaaaatgtttcctCACACTATGgagaaatgaataaaacatcCACACATTCATCTataaatatatgatatataatgATCTATATAATATGTTACATAAGTATAACAGGTCTGGTCCTCCTGATTGCGTAAGGTTTAACACTCTTATGTTATCAcacatacagtactgtgcaaaagtcttaggcacatGGCAGTATTTTCACCCCTCAAAAagggttttaagccagttatttatatcttttgctgtagtgtggcagtaggaaatatcagtttctaaacattcattttgccattaattgtaataatccagtgagatttttgaatgcACAGTaagtctgacaacagccggtgctccacattGAGATCTGATTTCACCATCATCGAATCGTGTGTCAGTAAGGAACTGATATTTCTTACTGACACACGACAGCAAAAGAGATAAATAACTAGCTTAAAAccctttttggggggtgaaaatactgacatgcctaagacttttgcacagtatactgtatatcagcGTTAGTCTATGCCTGTAGTGCCTAACATTTTTTGGCAACCCTTCACTTAACAGACACCCATTAACAGGCAGCTTAACACCAAACAACCATCACATGATTTTTCTGTTAAAAAGGCTTTTTGAACATGTAAGCAACTTAACCCTTGGATAATTAGGTTACATGCTGGGATACTGCAGATCAAATTATctttattgactttttttttttcttgaatttcactttaaaaagtaacaatTTACTGATATTATTATATTGGTTATGGCTAAATCTGCCATTCATTGGTGTAGGAGGTCAGTTTCAGAGATTGAGAACCAAGAATGATGTCCATTAGCCTATCAGATGAATAATGCACTGCATACCACCTGTAGGTGTTTTGACAATTTTTAGCCTTCACAACTGTAGTAAGCTTTGGTGGATACCACAGAGTCAGTGTTGATTGACAGGAAGCACCGCAGCATCATACagtttgaaaaaagaaagaggaatcATATCAAAGCTGCCGATGAGAAGAAACTTCTGTTTTCTCTAAAACAGAAAGCTTTTGTTTGAAAAATATGCTTAACAGATCTAATTCATTGGGAAAGAAGaatcaagaaaaacaacaaacaaaataaaaggaaGTATAAATAAGAACCAAAGAATCATTTTTGTGCACAGCTACATTAACTTCAGTGATTAACAAttaatatttggtaacactttacaataaggttcattagttaaacattagttaatgtattaaccaacatgaactaaccatgagcaatacatttgttacagtatttactaatcttcgttaacattagttaatgaaaatacagttgttcattgtttgttcatgttagttcacagtgcattaactaatgttaacaagatttttaaaatgtattaataaatgctgaaataaacattaacagattaataaatgctgtataaatgtagttcattattagttcaagTTCAATGAgctttactgtaaagtgttacctaatatttatatatcagCACATGACCAAGGCCAGCAGAATGTATTCTTGCTCAAGTCTAGCTGCAGTCCACACCCATCTGGATGAAATAAAGCTTTCTGAACTTCTCTGTATCATTGTACTTTTGTTCCTGGACAAACACATTTTGTGCAATATAGGTTTAGTTTGGCCACACTGATTGAAACAATTGCGGAACGGTGAAAGGGAAGTGCAGTGTCCAGTCACATAATCTTATCATAAAGAAACTAAGAGGATGGTAGACATTTAATCTTGATAGTAATATACATacttatacaatatatatacacaattattgaaatattttacttttagaTTATTCTAGTTAATGGATACTAGACAGCATTTTTAAGAGAAATTATACAGGAACATTAGTATAGAATTGTGTGTGTACTATACATTAATATTATCTGTCATAGAAATAGCATATGTGGACATTTTAAGGCTCAAGAATGGTGAAGGTTCGGCCAGTCCTGAAATAGTTCTCAATCTCCTCCAGAGTTCGGCCTTTAGTTTCCGGGACACATTTAGCAGTGAATATTATATTCACTACAGAGACGACACAGAAGAACAGGAAAGGTGCAAAAAGTCCATAGGCTTCCTATATGAAAAGATGTGTTATCAAATTTGCCTTTGACAGTTATACTTCAATAAAAATCAGATAAGAAACATGAATAACAAGTAAATTATCAAGAGCAActtgtattttctttttaatgtcTTGAACAAGGATGTTGCACATGCTAAAGTATCAGATTAATGAATAAAGATTTTTAAGTAAAAAGATAAAGGTACTTTTATAGGTAGTAGCCAGTATTTTTCATTTCCTGTTTCTATGTGTGTAAAAAGAGATTTAGCTCACCACCGCGTGCATGAAGAGTTGCGTCAGTACAAAGGCTGTGATCCAGCTAACACCAACACACAAACCAGATGCTATACCACGTGCACCCAAGGGTAAAATTTCTGACATTAGCAGCCATGTGATTGGTCCCCAACCCATAGCATAACCTGCATGGGAAAGTTATCAGTGAAGTTATGCTGAATGTTATTCTTCATGAGGAAATAGAACTAGACCAACAGACACAAACCACTGCGGACAAATCACCAGTTTACAGTCATTTCTCAGACATTTCATGACCCCACAATGAACGTTGAATCGGCAAAAACAAGTGGCGACCAAATCGACATGGGAAACACTCTGATCTGACAAAACCTGACAAAGTGTCTGCTGCCATTAGTTGGCATCTGTTGGTCCAATGTGAATTGGCTTTAAAagtaaaaacttaaaaattaaaatgttgagCTATAACACCCTTAACTAAAGTGTCATAATGGGGCAGTCATGGCCTAATGGTTTGAGAGTCAGGTTCGAGTCTTAATACCAGCAGAAAATGATTGAGGTGCCCTTGAgaaaggcacctaacccccaatcgctcCCTGAGCGCCACAGCAAAATGgttgcccactgctccgggtgtgtgtgaACACCCATACTCAGAATTCCGACAAATTCAGAGTATGCAATGTATATGTGTTCACTACTTACTACTCCTAATTCCAAGGAGTAGTGAACACCCATATTCGGAATTCCGAGTATaggttaccatacttggcctttCACTTTCAACAAAAAGTGAGTTGTACATTAAGTAAAAGCAAACTGGTCACACTGTACATAAACAAACTTCCTGAAACTTATCAAACTCACCAAATATGATGACCATAGTGCTAATGAGAGGAATTAGAGTCACTGGATCGAAGGCAGGGCTTGTTGAGCCTCCATCGGCGCTTTTCAAACCCTCTGTTAAGGTAAGATTGCCATGGCTGCATGGTGTTCTGTGGGTGTACATGGTCATTGAAAGCGTGGCTAGATACATCAAAAATcctaaagggaaaaaaataagatCTTTTATTCATTGGTCTGTTTCCAATAAATTTACCAGgtataacactttatttcattcTACACAAACCTGAAGTGAAGAGCAAAGCTTTTCGACCTGCTTTGTCCATCAAACTGGCTGCAATAGCGACAGAGATCAATCTTACAGCTCCCACTAATGCTGCATCATATTTCGGTTCCTGaatgacattttttatttaagtgGGTAAATGCGCTTTCAGTTTTTTCATAGTAATAAATAGGTAAATATACTCTGTGAGACATACCAGTGATATAGCTGTCATGTGGAAGATGGGCTCCAAATATACCAGAATTGGGGTTATACCAGTCATCTGCTGCAGAAATCTCATGAAGACTGAGATTAGGATAGGTTTATAGTATAAAGGTGTTTTAAGATCACTCCATTGTGCGCCCTGTTGGAGAGAACATACAAGACatttaatattgtatttttgtctaatgcatatttgattttttttctactaTAATAACTAAATCAAACAATAATTGCCAGACCCCCCTGTGCAGAAGATTTTTTTCAATTCAATCATACAATTTGCTATTTGAAATGTAACCAACAACTAAAATTTAGGTTAAAATTCAAATGCATCACATCTTTAAACAGCTTTTATACCTTAAGCTTTCTGAATATTGAAATTTGTGATTAAACAAATGGAACAATACAAATGACCCCATTCTCCCTTATTGTATTCAATTGCATGACCTTTTCTTTTATGGCAAAACCGCCCTGATAACATGATGTAATTCACGGCAATATGCCTTTTACCTGAGAGTTAATACTGCGCTCGATCTTATTGAACTCAGTCAAGTAATCAGAATTGGGGCCCCTGAGCCATTCTAGCGATTTGACTGCTTTTGCTCTGTTTCCTTTCATGGTAAGGTAACGTGGGGAGGTCGGCATAAAGCAAAGTAAAATCATCATGATAACCACAGGAATCTCCCCGGCCACAGCCAGCCATCTCCATGGCAAAATCAGGCCTGGAAAGAGACCATAAAATAGCATCATTCGTAGAGGACTTACAGGACAATGCATATGATAAATGCTTGGAAATTCTTAAAAGTGTTGGAGAAAATGTGTTTCATCATACAGCCAAAACAACCCGAGAAATATGAGCTCTCTCACCAAGAGCGTAGAGTGCTAGACTTCCAAAGACAGCTGTGATCTGAGGACATGAACCCAGCATACCCCTCACAGATGCGTGTGAAATCTCTGACACATACACCTGTGTGAAAAAACATCAGCTTATTTGTTAATGAGATCCATTAGGCACAATAAACAAACTTGTATATACATTGACATTTAATGTGCCTTATATTTAAAAgggtcatgacatggatttttgaaaattatttttacattccttgaggttcacttataaatgttaataaagttttttgcacaaaaaaaatcacattctgTCCCTCTGTCTGAAATGATCAGTTTTTAAGAGGCAgcttctttaaagggatagttcacccaaaaatgaaaatttgatgtttatctgcttacccccagagcatccaagatgtaggtgtctttgtttcttcagtagaacacaaattatgatttttaactccaaccgttgctgtctgtcagtcaaataatgctagtggatgggaacttctacaataacagtaaataaaacttgcttagacaagtccaaattaaaccctgcagctcgtgacaacacattgatgtcctaagacacgaaacgatcggtttgt encodes:
- the slc2a6 gene encoding solute carrier family 2, facilitated glucose transporter member 6, encoding MADSPDETTKLIRSKPARIRHGRLFLAVFSAVLGNFNFGFALVFPSPVIPQLKKGDDPRLQMDIHQISWFGSIFTLGAALGGLSAMMLNDRVGRKMSIMLSGVPSAAGLLVMGAAQNFWMLLWGRFLTGLAGGITAGSIPVYVSEISHASVRGMLGSCPQITAVFGSLALYALGLILPWRWLAVAGEIPVVIMMILLCFMPTSPRYLTMKGNRAKAVKSLEWLRGPNSDYLTEFNKIERSINSQGAQWSDLKTPLYYKPILISVFMRFLQQMTGITPILVYLEPIFHMTAISLEPKYDAALVGAVRLISVAIAASLMDKAGRKALLFTSGFLMYLATLSMTMYTHRTPCSHGNLTLTEGLKSADGGSTSPAFDPVTLIPLISTMVIIFGYAMGWGPITWLLMSEILPLGARGIASGLCVGVSWITAFVLTQLFMHAVEAYGLFAPFLFFCVVSVVNIIFTAKCVPETKGRTLEEIENYFRTGRTFTILEP